One genomic window of Rhizobium lentis includes the following:
- a CDS encoding putative bifunctional diguanylate cyclase/phosphodiesterase translates to MHIVVPSSSNTFQQSWIASGRILFLIAVSGLGAIGLVVLSALWAGTESDAAALDRQRQLVNGRLREQVDQVAHVIGQFGNGYLTRVYPAAQTTGSSSSLDAVLTAAAGSAISQTAMSAFGYDQAFVVDEKAQLLMLADAPTEKRYRWMKPLFLPLLQDARLKASPAMVFNERTPSSIESRLASAARPNRALANLMRLEGRPTIVGVVAVNETSQGQPQPMRQFLIVVRFIDGAALDELSRQQGLNGARFARTADADENEVAFQIDATANGEPIGFIVWRPDLPGSRVIGRLMPALSIAALVIAILFSVLLVRLRSSLGELKKSELHARQLALHDVLTGLPNRALFAMRFEDCLVETRNSAERSAVALLDLDRFKAVNDTFGHAAGDELIRMAAERIRAVLRPDDTLARLGGDEFALLLRNIKDDQILPSICEAIVAELGRPFPLLRGEAVARVGGSIGATVVPDAGRNADDIMRYADVALYEAKMGGRGQWRLYSPSMDGGRNARDILKNELREVLAKSTAAFPEVSRSAPTAGRSDFGSLEVYYQTVHRAGQGYPASGAEALVRWRHSQRGLLTPASFIPAAEEGGLIDALGFWVLREACRAACKWPEGTFVAVNVSPAQLRRPNFAEEVFAVLQESGLAPFRLELELTESSLIEDNSEIYSVLKSLRSRGVQISLDDFGTGFSCLSHLVRFDIDRIKIDRSFVSQLGAKANGAAIIGAIVTLSRNLGISTTAEGVETEYQRDFLTALGCTDLQGYFFSKPAPLRELECFGNPESAVALRTIAPGAIA, encoded by the coding sequence TTGCACATCGTTGTTCCTTCCAGCTCCAATACGTTTCAGCAATCCTGGATCGCCTCTGGAAGGATTCTTTTTCTGATCGCTGTCAGCGGCCTCGGAGCGATCGGACTTGTCGTGCTGTCGGCGCTCTGGGCCGGAACCGAGAGCGACGCCGCGGCTCTCGACCGTCAGCGTCAGCTGGTCAATGGGCGCCTTCGCGAACAGGTCGACCAGGTCGCGCATGTCATCGGCCAATTCGGCAACGGCTACCTCACGCGTGTCTATCCCGCCGCTCAGACGACCGGAAGCTCCTCGAGCCTCGATGCGGTGCTGACGGCGGCGGCCGGAAGCGCGATCAGCCAGACCGCGATGTCCGCCTTTGGCTATGATCAGGCCTTCGTCGTCGACGAAAAGGCTCAGCTCCTGATGCTGGCGGACGCGCCGACGGAAAAGCGCTATCGCTGGATGAAGCCTCTGTTTTTGCCTCTCCTTCAGGATGCCCGTCTTAAAGCGAGCCCAGCAATGGTCTTCAACGAACGAACGCCGTCCTCGATCGAAAGTCGTCTTGCGAGTGCTGCCCGCCCCAACCGCGCATTGGCAAATCTGATGCGGCTGGAAGGCCGGCCGACGATCGTGGGCGTCGTCGCCGTCAACGAAACCTCTCAAGGGCAACCGCAGCCCATGCGGCAATTCCTGATCGTCGTGCGGTTTATCGATGGTGCGGCGCTGGATGAACTGAGCCGACAGCAGGGGCTCAACGGCGCACGCTTCGCGCGCACGGCCGATGCAGACGAAAACGAGGTGGCGTTTCAGATCGACGCCACGGCAAATGGCGAACCGATCGGCTTCATCGTCTGGCGGCCGGATCTTCCTGGTTCGAGAGTGATCGGCCGACTGATGCCGGCGCTTTCGATCGCCGCCCTGGTAATCGCGATCCTATTCTCGGTCTTGCTGGTGCGCCTGCGAAGCAGTCTCGGCGAGTTGAAGAAAAGCGAGCTGCACGCCAGACAGCTTGCCTTGCATGATGTGCTGACGGGCTTGCCAAACCGAGCCCTGTTCGCGATGCGGTTCGAGGATTGCCTGGTCGAGACGCGGAATTCCGCCGAGCGTTCGGCGGTCGCACTGCTTGACCTCGACCGCTTCAAAGCGGTGAACGACACGTTCGGCCATGCTGCAGGCGACGAACTCATCAGGATGGCTGCGGAACGGATTCGCGCGGTGCTTCGCCCGGATGACACGCTTGCCCGGCTCGGCGGTGATGAGTTTGCTCTGCTTCTCCGCAACATCAAGGACGATCAAATCTTGCCGTCCATATGCGAAGCGATCGTTGCCGAACTCGGCAGACCGTTCCCGCTCTTGAGGGGCGAAGCGGTCGCCCGGGTCGGCGGCTCGATCGGCGCGACCGTCGTGCCGGACGCGGGGCGCAATGCAGACGATATCATGCGTTATGCCGACGTCGCGCTCTACGAGGCGAAGATGGGCGGCAGAGGCCAGTGGCGCCTGTATTCGCCGTCCATGGACGGCGGCAGAAATGCGCGCGACATCCTCAAGAACGAGTTGCGGGAAGTTCTGGCCAAAAGCACGGCCGCATTCCCCGAGGTTTCCCGCTCCGCCCCAACAGCGGGCAGGTCCGACTTCGGATCGCTCGAGGTCTATTACCAGACGGTGCATCGTGCCGGACAGGGCTATCCGGCTTCGGGAGCCGAGGCGCTCGTGCGTTGGCGTCACAGTCAGCGCGGCCTTTTGACGCCCGCCAGTTTCATCCCTGCGGCCGAGGAGGGCGGGCTGATCGACGCCCTCGGTTTCTGGGTCTTGCGGGAAGCCTGCAGGGCCGCCTGCAAATGGCCTGAAGGCACCTTTGTCGCGGTCAACGTCTCGCCCGCCCAGCTGAGAAGGCCAAATTTTGCCGAGGAGGTGTTCGCCGTGCTTCAGGAAAGCGGGCTGGCGCCATTCCGGCTCGAACTCGAGCTCACCGAGTCTTCGCTCATCGAGGATAACTCTGAGATTTATTCGGTGCTGAAGTCGCTGCGCAGCCGAGGTGTTCAGATTTCACTGGACGATTTCGGCACCGGCTTTTCATGCCTCAGTCATCTGGTGCGCTTCGACATAGATCGTATCAAGATCGATCGTTCCTTCGTTTCCCAGCTTGGCGCAAAGGCCAACGGGGCGGCCATCATCGGCGCCATCGTCACTCTCAGCCGCAACCTCGGCATCTCGACGACAGCCGAAGGGGTCGAAACCGAATATCAGAGGGATTTTCTCACCGCCCTCGGCTGCACCGACCTCCAGGGTTATTTCTTCTCCAAACCGGCTCCTCTTCGTGAACTCGAATGCTTCGGCAACCCCGAAAGCGCCGTCGCGTTACGGACAATCGCTCCAGGAGCCATTGCCTGA
- a CDS encoding transporter substrate-binding domain-containing protein, whose protein sequence is MFHISLQAVVRSALLACGLGLVLAAASPLQAVAQDRTPLRVAVEGAFPPFNYLDANNKLQGFDIDIANALCEVGKFECQFIIEKWDDMIPDLIGNKYDAIISSMSMSLERRQKVAFTEKYYNSPSVFIVRKDSAISDVSPAALSDKKLGVTSSTAQESYAKHFYPEMKKTVFRSSPELYKGLADGSVDIILEDKLAIYDWIANTKAGTCCEFKGPDLLDVTYFGEGAGIAVRMDDDERLARLNAALKTIKEDGTYDMINAKYFPFSIQ, encoded by the coding sequence ATGTTTCACATATCCCTTCAGGCTGTAGTGCGAAGTGCGCTGCTGGCATGCGGGTTGGGTCTCGTTTTGGCGGCGGCCTCGCCGCTCCAGGCGGTTGCGCAGGACCGCACACCGCTGAGAGTTGCCGTCGAAGGGGCGTTTCCACCCTTCAATTATCTCGATGCAAACAACAAGCTTCAGGGCTTCGACATTGATATCGCCAATGCGCTGTGCGAGGTCGGCAAGTTCGAGTGCCAGTTCATCATCGAGAAGTGGGACGACATGATCCCGGATCTTATTGGCAATAAATACGACGCGATCATCTCATCCATGTCGATGAGCCTGGAGCGGCGTCAGAAGGTCGCTTTCACCGAAAAATACTACAACAGCCCCTCGGTGTTCATCGTCCGGAAGGATTCGGCGATCAGCGATGTCAGCCCTGCTGCCTTGAGCGACAAGAAACTCGGGGTGACATCCTCGACCGCGCAGGAATCCTATGCCAAGCATTTTTATCCGGAGATGAAGAAGACGGTCTTCCGGTCATCGCCTGAACTGTACAAGGGGCTGGCGGACGGAAGCGTCGACATCATCCTCGAGGACAAGCTTGCCATCTACGACTGGATCGCGAACACGAAGGCGGGAACTTGCTGCGAGTTCAAGGGACCCGATCTGCTCGACGTCACCTATTTCGGCGAGGGTGCCGGCATCGCGGTGCGTATGGATGACGACGAACGTCTCGCGCGCCTAAACGCAGCCCTGAAGACGATCAAGGAAGACGGGACCTATGATATGATCAACGCGAAGTATTTCCCGTTCAGCATTCAATGA
- the fdhA gene encoding formaldehyde dehydrogenase, glutathione-independent, whose amino-acid sequence MSKNRGVVYLRPGKVEVRDIDDPKLEAPDGRRIEHGVILKVISTNICGSDQHMVRGRTTAMPGLILGHEITGEIIEKGIDVEMLEVGDIVSVPFNVACGRCRCCKSQDTGVCLTVNPARAGGAYGYVDMGGWIGGQARYVTIPYADFNLLKIPDRDKAMAKIRDLTMLSDILPTGFHGAVRAGVGVGSTVYVAGAGPVGLAAAASARILGAAVVMIGDFNKDRLAHAAKVGFEPIDLSKSDRLGDMIAEVVGTNEVDSAIDAVGFEARGHSGGEQPAIVLNQMMEITRAAGSIGIPGLYVTEDPGAVDNAAKHGNLSLRFGLGWAKAQSFHTGQTPVLKYNRQLMQAILHDRLPIADIVNAKVIPLEDAVQGYESFDHGAATKFVLDPHGEVAKAA is encoded by the coding sequence ATGAGCAAGAATAGAGGCGTCGTCTATCTCCGGCCGGGCAAGGTCGAAGTTCGCGATATCGACGATCCGAAACTGGAAGCGCCGGACGGCCGCCGCATCGAGCACGGCGTCATCCTGAAGGTGATATCGACCAACATCTGCGGTTCCGACCAGCACATGGTCCGTGGCCGCACGACGGCCATGCCGGGCCTGATCCTCGGCCATGAAATCACCGGCGAAATCATCGAGAAAGGCATCGACGTCGAGATGCTCGAAGTCGGCGATATCGTCTCGGTGCCCTTCAATGTCGCCTGCGGCCGTTGCCGCTGCTGCAAATCCCAGGATACTGGCGTCTGCCTGACGGTGAACCCGGCCCGCGCCGGCGGCGCCTATGGCTATGTCGACATGGGCGGCTGGATCGGCGGGCAGGCACGCTACGTCACCATTCCCTATGCCGATTTCAACCTGCTGAAGATCCCGGATCGAGACAAGGCCATGGCGAAGATCCGCGATCTCACCATGCTCTCCGATATCCTGCCCACCGGCTTCCACGGCGCAGTGCGCGCTGGCGTTGGCGTCGGCTCCACCGTCTACGTCGCCGGTGCCGGCCCTGTCGGTCTTGCCGCTGCGGCTTCGGCCCGCATACTCGGCGCTGCCGTCGTCATGATCGGTGATTTCAACAAGGACCGCCTGGCGCATGCGGCGAAGGTCGGCTTCGAACCCATCGACCTTTCAAAGAGCGACCGTCTTGGCGACATGATCGCTGAGGTCGTCGGCACCAACGAAGTCGACAGCGCCATCGATGCCGTCGGCTTCGAGGCGAGGGGCCATTCGGGCGGCGAACAGCCGGCGATCGTGCTCAATCAGATGATGGAGATCACGCGCGCCGCCGGTTCGATCGGCATTCCCGGCCTTTATGTCACCGAGGATCCGGGCGCCGTCGACAACGCCGCCAAACACGGTAATCTCTCACTACGCTTCGGTCTCGGATGGGCCAAGGCGCAGTCCTTCCACACCGGTCAGACGCCGGTGCTCAAATACAATCGCCAGCTCATGCAGGCGATTCTCCACGACCGGCTGCCGATCGCCGATATCGTCAACGCCAAGGTCATCCCGCTCGAAGATGCCGTCCAGGGATATGAGAGCTTCGACCATGGAGCGGCGACGAAATTTGTTCTCGACCCGCATGGAGAGGTCGCCAAGGCCGCCTGA